The following proteins are encoded in a genomic region of Sorangiineae bacterium MSr12523:
- a CDS encoding glutathione S-transferase family protein, translated as MIKLYGFGRVNEGARGNTRDLRVLWALEEVGLPYEIVGMDHPNHDLDSPEYRALNPFGQIPVIDDEGVVVSESGAILLYLARKSGKLMPHDLAGEGQVLRWCFAALTTIELPVLSLWFVNLTGGKDTKPSEALHGWAEMRLKQLDGWLTNRQFIATEDFTVADILMTHVLDAGTREEMLKSYPNVLAYRARCTGRPAWKKTLDAYWKRVQAA; from the coding sequence ATGATCAAACTCTATGGCTTTGGTCGAGTGAACGAAGGAGCGCGCGGCAACACACGCGATTTGCGTGTCCTATGGGCGCTCGAAGAGGTCGGACTGCCCTACGAGATCGTCGGGATGGACCACCCGAACCACGATCTCGATTCGCCCGAGTACCGCGCGCTAAATCCGTTTGGTCAGATTCCGGTGATCGATGACGAGGGTGTCGTGGTCTCCGAGTCCGGCGCAATACTGCTCTACCTTGCGCGCAAGAGCGGCAAGCTGATGCCCCACGATCTCGCGGGGGAGGGGCAGGTTCTTCGCTGGTGCTTCGCCGCGCTGACCACCATCGAGCTACCGGTCCTATCTCTCTGGTTCGTCAACTTGACCGGCGGCAAGGACACCAAGCCGAGCGAGGCATTGCATGGCTGGGCCGAGATGCGCTTGAAGCAACTCGACGGTTGGCTCACGAATCGCCAGTTCATCGCCACGGAGGACTTCACCGTCGCCGATATCCTCATGACCCATGTGCTGGACGCTGGAACCCGCGAGGAGATGCTGAAGTCGTATCCGAATGTCCTTGCGTATCGCGCGCGTTGCACCGGCCGCCCGGCATGGAAGAAGACGCTCGACGCGTACTGGAAGCGCGTCCAAGCCGCCTGA
- a CDS encoding efflux RND transporter permease subunit: MSGFNLSALAVRERSVTLFAILLISVAGILAFFKLGRAEDPAFTVKSMTMVTAWPGATAQEMQDQVAERLEKRLQELRWYDRSETFARPGLAFTLVQLRDDMPPSEVQEEFYQARKKMGDEARNLPAGVIGPILNDEYSDVTFALYALKAKGEPQRTLVRDAESLRQRLLHVPGVKKVNIVGEQAERIFVGFSHDRLATLGISPQDIFSALATQNLVTPAGSIDTRGPEVFIRLDGAFDELQKIRDTPIVARGRTAKLSDVASVERGYEDPATFLIRNNGEPTLLLGIVMRDGWNGLDLGTALDKEVAAINSGFPVGISLTKVTDQAVNIRTAVDEFMLKFFVALGVVMLVSFLSMGWRVGIVVAAAVPLTLASVFIVMAAMGKDFDRITLGSLILALGLLVDDAIIAIEMMIVKMEEGYSRIDASAYAWSHTAAPMLSGTLVTAIGFMPNAFAKSTAGEYTSNMFWIVGIALIASWIVAVAFTPYLGVKLLPDIKKIEGGHHAIYATPNYNRFRGLLGRVIHRKWLVAAAVVASFVVAILGMAAVRKQFFPTSDRPEVLVEIQLPYGSSIEQTSAASKKVEDWLAKQTEAKIVTAYIGQGAPRFFLALSPELPDPSFAKIVVLTGSEAEREALKERLRHAAADGLAPEARVRVTQIVFGPPSPFPVAYRISGPDPNKLREIAAEARKVLEANPMMRTVNTDWGERTPTLHFSLQQDRLQAVGLTSNSVSLQLQFLLRGVPIAEVREDIRSVQVVARSAGETRLDPARIADFTLIGSAGQRVPLSQVGTVELRMEDPIIRRRDRAPTITVRGDIAEGLQPPDVSTAVLDDLRPVIDRLPAGYRIEEAGTIEESGKANKALLPLFPIMLALTLLIIIIQVRSMSAMAMVFATAPLGLIGVVPTLLVFQQPFGINALVGLIALSGILMRNTLILLGQIHHNLKEGLAPFEAVVEATVQRARPVILTALAAVLAFVPLTHSVFWGTLAYTLIGGTFAGTVLTLVFLPAMYAIWFRIVPSSGDLVVDHHE; this comes from the coding sequence ATGAGCGGATTCAATCTCTCCGCCCTCGCCGTTCGCGAGCGCTCCGTCACACTTTTCGCGATCCTCCTGATCTCCGTCGCGGGCATCCTCGCGTTCTTCAAGTTGGGACGTGCCGAGGACCCGGCATTCACCGTGAAGTCCATGACGATGGTCACCGCGTGGCCGGGCGCGACGGCGCAGGAGATGCAGGATCAAGTCGCAGAACGACTCGAGAAGCGGCTCCAAGAGCTCCGCTGGTACGATCGCTCGGAGACGTTCGCGCGCCCGGGCCTCGCCTTCACACTCGTGCAGCTTCGCGACGACATGCCACCGTCGGAAGTTCAGGAGGAATTCTACCAGGCGCGAAAAAAGATGGGCGACGAGGCGCGCAACCTCCCGGCGGGCGTCATTGGCCCGATCCTCAATGACGAGTACTCCGACGTAACCTTTGCGCTCTATGCCCTCAAGGCGAAAGGCGAGCCGCAGCGGACTCTCGTCCGGGACGCCGAGTCGCTCCGCCAGCGTTTGCTCCATGTTCCCGGGGTCAAGAAGGTCAACATCGTCGGAGAGCAAGCCGAACGGATCTTCGTCGGCTTTTCCCACGACCGGCTCGCAACGCTCGGGATCTCCCCGCAGGACATCTTCTCCGCCCTCGCCACGCAGAACCTCGTGACGCCAGCGGGCTCGATCGACACGCGCGGGCCCGAGGTGTTCATTCGCCTCGACGGTGCGTTCGACGAGCTCCAGAAGATTCGGGACACTCCGATCGTGGCACGCGGGCGCACCGCCAAGCTCTCCGACGTCGCGAGTGTCGAGCGCGGATACGAGGATCCCGCCACGTTCCTCATCCGGAACAACGGGGAACCGACGTTGCTCCTCGGCATCGTCATGCGCGACGGCTGGAACGGGCTCGACCTCGGCACGGCGCTCGACAAGGAGGTGGCGGCCATCAACTCGGGATTCCCCGTCGGCATCAGCCTGACGAAGGTCACCGATCAAGCGGTGAACATTCGCACGGCCGTCGACGAGTTCATGTTGAAGTTCTTCGTGGCCCTCGGCGTGGTCATGCTCGTCAGCTTCCTGAGCATGGGTTGGCGCGTGGGCATCGTCGTCGCCGCGGCCGTTCCGCTGACGCTGGCGAGCGTGTTCATCGTGATGGCGGCCATGGGCAAGGACTTCGACCGGATCACGCTCGGGTCGTTGATCCTCGCGCTGGGGCTGCTCGTCGATGACGCGATCATCGCCATCGAGATGATGATCGTGAAAATGGAGGAGGGGTACAGTCGCATCGACGCTTCGGCCTACGCGTGGAGCCACACCGCGGCCCCGATGTTGTCCGGAACGCTCGTGACCGCGATCGGATTCATGCCGAACGCTTTCGCGAAATCGACGGCCGGTGAGTACACGAGCAACATGTTCTGGATCGTCGGCATCGCGCTGATCGCATCCTGGATCGTCGCCGTCGCCTTCACGCCGTACCTGGGCGTGAAGCTGTTGCCCGATATCAAGAAGATCGAGGGCGGGCACCACGCCATCTACGCCACGCCGAACTACAACCGCTTCCGCGGTCTGCTTGGCCGCGTCATTCATCGCAAGTGGCTCGTGGCCGCGGCCGTCGTCGCCTCGTTCGTCGTCGCGATTCTTGGGATGGCCGCCGTCCGGAAGCAGTTTTTCCCGACCTCGGACCGTCCGGAGGTGCTCGTCGAGATCCAGTTGCCCTACGGGAGCTCGATTGAGCAAACGAGCGCCGCGTCGAAGAAGGTCGAGGACTGGCTCGCGAAACAGACAGAGGCGAAAATCGTCACCGCGTACATCGGTCAGGGCGCGCCGCGCTTCTTCCTCGCGCTGTCGCCCGAGCTCCCTGATCCGTCATTCGCCAAGATCGTCGTCCTGACCGGGAGCGAGGCCGAGCGCGAGGCGTTGAAGGAGCGGCTTCGTCACGCAGCCGCGGACGGCCTCGCTCCGGAGGCTCGCGTTCGCGTCACGCAGATCGTCTTCGGGCCGCCCTCCCCATTCCCCGTCGCGTATCGCATCAGCGGGCCGGACCCGAACAAGCTGCGCGAGATCGCCGCCGAGGCCCGCAAGGTTCTCGAGGCGAACCCGATGATGCGCACCGTGAACACCGATTGGGGGGAGCGCACGCCGACGCTGCATTTCTCGCTGCAGCAGGATCGGCTGCAGGCCGTGGGGCTGACGTCGAACTCCGTTTCGCTGCAACTCCAGTTTCTCCTGAGGGGTGTTCCCATCGCGGAGGTCCGCGAAGACATTCGATCCGTCCAGGTGGTGGCGCGTTCGGCCGGAGAGACGCGGCTCGACCCCGCGAGGATCGCGGACTTCACACTCATCGGGTCGGCAGGTCAGCGCGTGCCTCTTTCGCAGGTCGGGACAGTGGAGCTCCGGATGGAGGACCCGATCATTCGTCGTCGGGATCGAGCTCCGACCATCACCGTGCGTGGTGACATCGCCGAAGGCCTGCAGCCTCCGGACGTTTCGACCGCGGTTCTCGACGACCTGCGGCCGGTCATCGACCGACTCCCCGCGGGCTACCGGATCGAAGAGGCGGGCACCATCGAAGAATCTGGGAAGGCGAACAAGGCTCTCCTGCCCCTCTTCCCGATCATGCTCGCGTTGACGCTGCTCATCATCATCATCCAGGTGCGCTCGATGTCGGCGATGGCCATGGTGTTTGCGACGGCGCCGCTCGGTCTCATTGGGGTGGTTCCCACTCTGCTCGTTTTCCAGCAGCCGTTCGGCATCAACGCCCTCGTCGGGCTCATTGCGCTCTCGGGCATCCTAATGCGCAACACGCTCATTCTGCTCGGACAGATCCACCACAATTTGAAGGAGGGGCTCGCTCCCTTCGAGGCCGTCGTGGAAGCGACGGTTCAGCGGGCGCGTCCCGTCATCCTGACCGCGCTCGCCGCCGTCCTCGCGTTCGTCCCGCTGACGCATTCGGTGTTCTGGGGGACCCTCGCGTACACGTTGATCGGCGGCACGTTCGCCGGGACGGTGCTCACGCTCGTCTTCCTTCCGGCGATGTACGCCATCTGGTTCCGAATCGTTCCGAGCTCCGGGGACCTCGTTGTCGACCACCACGAGTGA